In Burkholderia savannae, one genomic interval encodes:
- a CDS encoding NarK family nitrate/nitrite MFS transporter, with protein MSTSLLVRWDPENPAFWQAKGRPVAWRNLAISIPALMLAFVVWSLWSVVVVNLDRAGFHFSKNQLFWLTALPALSGATLRIFYSFLVPIFGGRRFTAISTATLLIPALGMGFALRDPGTGYPTLLILALLCGFGGANFSSSMANISFFFPKAKKGLATGLNAGIGNLGVSVVQFVTPLVISAGLFGALAGDPQTVSAHGTTTSLWLQNAGFVWVPFIVVATLAAWFGMNDIADAKASFAEQAVIFRRLHNWLMCWLYVGTFGSFIGFSAGFALLTKALFPSVNPTAYAFIGPLAGALMRPVGGWVSDRIGGARVTFWTFAAMIAAVAGVIAFLPSGSDAGNFAGFLAMFIVLFALTGVGNGSTFRMIPVIFLTERQRAAQGQDEAAQKQAVLDAGKESAAVLGFSGAIGAYGGFFIPKSFGTSLDITGSAVPALACFIAFYVSCVAITWWFYARRNASMPC; from the coding sequence ATGTCCACTTCTCTACTCGTGCGCTGGGACCCCGAAAACCCGGCCTTCTGGCAAGCCAAGGGGCGCCCCGTCGCGTGGCGCAATCTCGCGATCTCGATTCCCGCGCTGATGCTCGCGTTCGTCGTCTGGTCGCTCTGGAGCGTCGTCGTCGTCAATCTCGATCGCGCCGGCTTTCACTTCAGCAAGAACCAACTGTTCTGGCTCACCGCGCTGCCCGCGCTCTCGGGCGCGACGCTGCGCATCTTCTATTCGTTCCTCGTGCCGATCTTCGGCGGCCGCCGCTTCACCGCGATCTCGACCGCGACGCTCCTGATCCCCGCGCTCGGGATGGGGTTCGCGCTGCGCGATCCGGGCACGGGCTATCCGACGCTCCTCATCCTCGCGCTCCTCTGCGGCTTCGGCGGCGCGAACTTCAGCTCGTCGATGGCGAACATCAGCTTCTTCTTCCCGAAGGCGAAGAAAGGGCTCGCCACGGGGCTCAATGCGGGGATCGGCAATTTGGGGGTGTCCGTCGTGCAGTTCGTCACGCCGCTCGTGATCTCGGCCGGCCTCTTCGGCGCACTCGCGGGCGATCCGCAGACCGTCTCCGCGCACGGCACGACGACGAGCCTGTGGCTGCAGAACGCGGGCTTCGTGTGGGTGCCGTTCATCGTCGTCGCGACGCTCGCCGCGTGGTTCGGGATGAACGACATCGCCGACGCGAAGGCGTCGTTCGCCGAGCAGGCAGTGATCTTCCGCCGGCTGCACAACTGGCTCATGTGCTGGCTGTACGTCGGCACCTTCGGCTCGTTCATCGGTTTCTCCGCGGGCTTCGCGCTCCTCACGAAGGCGCTCTTCCCGAGCGTGAATCCGACCGCGTACGCGTTCATCGGCCCGCTCGCGGGCGCGCTGATGCGGCCCGTCGGCGGCTGGGTGTCCGACCGGATCGGCGGCGCGCGCGTGACCTTCTGGACCTTCGCCGCGATGATCGCGGCGGTCGCGGGCGTGATCGCGTTCCTGCCGTCGGGCAGCGACGCGGGCAATTTCGCGGGCTTCCTCGCGATGTTCATCGTGCTGTTCGCGCTGACGGGCGTCGGCAACGGCTCGACGTTCCGGATGATTCCCGTGATCTTCCTCACCGAGCGGCAGCGTGCGGCGCAGGGCCAGGACGAAGCCGCGCAGAAGCAGGCGGTGCTCGACGCCGGCAAGGAATCGGCCGCGGTGCTCGGCTTTTCGGGCGCGATCGGCGCGTACGGCGGCTTCTTCATTCCGAAGAGCTTCGGCACGTCGCTCGACATCACGGGCTCGGCCGTGCCGGCGCTCGCGTGCTTCATCGCGTTCTACGTGTCGTGCGTCGCGATCACCTGGTGGTTCTATGCGCGCCGCAACGCGTCGATGCCGTGCTGA
- a CDS encoding nitrate reductase subunit alpha: MSHFLDRLKFMSRVKSTFSDGHGAVVDEDRRWENGYRSRWQHDKIVRSTHGVNCTGSCSWKVYVKNGLITWETQQTDYPRTRADLPNHEPRGCPRGASYSWYVYSAQRVKYPMIRGRLMEMWREARKTMDPIAAWESISQNPEKARRYKSVRGLGGFVRADWNTATELIAAANAYTIKRYGPDRVVGFSPIPAMSMVSYAAGARYLSLIGGACLSFYDWYCDLPPASPQVWGEQTDVPESADWYNSSYLLVWGSNVPQTRTPDAHFYTEVRYKGTKTVAISSDYGEMVKFGDIWLAPKQGTDAALAMAMGHVVLKEFHAANKSAYFRDYVKQYTDMPMLVLLRERDGVLVPDHFLRASHLADSLNEANHPEWKTLAIDASTGDIVAPNGSIGFRWGEAAHNGGEKVGHWNLEMKDGGSGRAIDPKLSLVDAHDEIVDVGFPYFGGEHESLLARRVAAKRVALADGTSALVATVYDLQMANYGVDQGLGGPNVAASFDDDVPYTPAWQEKHTGVARHLVIQVAREFADNADRTRGKSMVIVGAALNHWYHNDMIYRGIINLLMMCGCIGQSGGGWAHYVGQEKLRPQFGWAPLAFALDWSRPPRQMNGTSFFYNHTSQWRHEKLAVDEILGPTADRSKYEGMTLLDLNAKSERMGWLPSAPQLGKNPLDVVDEAERAGKEPVAYAIEMLKSGKLAFACDDPDNPANFPRNMFVWRSNILGSSGKGHEYFLKYLLGTQNALFSDEADALKPSEVHVRDAAVGKLDLLTVLDFRMSTTCLYGDIVLPTATWYEKDDLNTSDMHPFIHPLSEAVQPLWESKTDWEIYKAIAKKFSEIAGPYLGTRRDLVCTPLMHDTPGELGQPFEPKDWRRGECDLIPGKTAPSMTVVERNYGDIHKKFTSIGPLLDKLGNGGKGITWNTEHEVKEIGALSDTVAEPGVSRGRPRLDTAIDAAEMILTFAPETNGHVAVKAWDALSKITGRDHTHLAIGREHDKIRFRDVQAQPRKIISAPTWSGLESEEVSYNAGYTNVHELIPWRTLTGRQQFYQDHRWMLDFGEGSCAYRPAIDTKTVAPLHKRMSNGQPELVLNWITPHQKWGIHSTYSDNLRMLTLSRGGPHVWISEAEAQQAGIRDNDWVEVFNVNGTLTARAVVSQRVPAGMCLMYHAQEKIVNVPGAETSGKRGGIHNSVTRTVTKPTHMIGGYAQLAYGFNYYGTVGSNRDEYVIVRKMNRVDWLEEPLNEGAEQ; encoded by the coding sequence ATGAGTCACTTTCTGGATCGGCTGAAGTTCATGTCGCGCGTGAAATCCACGTTCTCCGACGGCCACGGCGCCGTCGTCGACGAGGACCGGCGCTGGGAAAACGGCTACCGCAGCCGCTGGCAGCACGACAAGATCGTCCGCTCGACGCACGGCGTGAACTGCACCGGCTCCTGCTCGTGGAAGGTCTACGTGAAGAACGGCCTCATCACGTGGGAAACCCAGCAGACCGACTATCCGCGCACCCGAGCCGATCTGCCGAACCACGAGCCGCGCGGCTGCCCGCGCGGCGCGTCCTACAGCTGGTACGTCTACTCCGCGCAGCGCGTCAAGTACCCGATGATCCGCGGCCGCCTGATGGAAATGTGGCGCGAGGCGCGCAAGACGATGGACCCGATCGCCGCGTGGGAATCGATCAGCCAGAATCCGGAGAAGGCGCGCCGCTACAAGAGCGTGCGCGGACTGGGCGGCTTCGTGCGCGCCGACTGGAACACCGCGACCGAGCTCATCGCCGCCGCGAACGCGTACACGATCAAGCGCTACGGCCCGGACCGCGTGGTCGGCTTCTCGCCGATTCCGGCGATGTCGATGGTGTCGTACGCGGCGGGCGCGCGCTACCTGAGCCTGATCGGCGGCGCATGCCTGTCGTTCTACGACTGGTACTGCGACCTGCCGCCCGCGAGCCCGCAGGTGTGGGGCGAGCAGACCGACGTGCCCGAATCGGCCGACTGGTACAACTCGAGCTACCTGCTCGTCTGGGGCTCGAACGTGCCGCAGACGCGCACGCCCGACGCGCACTTCTACACCGAGGTCCGCTACAAGGGGACGAAGACGGTCGCGATCTCGTCCGACTACGGCGAGATGGTCAAGTTCGGCGACATCTGGCTCGCGCCGAAGCAAGGCACCGACGCCGCGCTCGCGATGGCGATGGGCCACGTCGTGCTGAAGGAATTCCACGCGGCGAACAAATCCGCGTACTTCCGCGACTACGTGAAGCAATACACCGACATGCCGATGCTCGTGCTGCTGCGCGAGCGCGACGGCGTGCTCGTGCCCGACCACTTCCTGCGCGCGTCGCACCTCGCCGATTCGCTGAACGAAGCGAACCATCCGGAATGGAAGACGCTCGCGATCGACGCCTCGACGGGCGACATCGTCGCGCCGAACGGCTCGATCGGCTTTCGCTGGGGCGAGGCCGCGCACAACGGCGGCGAGAAGGTCGGCCACTGGAATCTCGAAATGAAGGACGGCGGCAGCGGCCGCGCGATCGATCCGAAGCTTTCGCTCGTCGATGCGCACGACGAAATCGTCGACGTCGGCTTCCCGTACTTCGGCGGCGAGCACGAATCGCTGCTCGCGCGCCGCGTGGCCGCGAAGCGCGTCGCGCTCGCCGACGGCACGAGCGCGCTCGTCGCGACCGTGTACGACCTGCAGATGGCGAACTACGGCGTCGACCAGGGCCTCGGCGGCCCGAACGTCGCGGCGAGCTTCGACGACGACGTGCCCTACACGCCCGCGTGGCAGGAAAAGCACACGGGCGTCGCGCGCCACCTCGTGATCCAGGTCGCGCGCGAGTTCGCCGACAACGCGGACCGCACGCGCGGCAAGAGCATGGTGATCGTCGGCGCGGCGCTCAACCACTGGTATCACAACGACATGATCTACCGCGGCATCATCAACCTGCTGATGATGTGCGGCTGCATCGGCCAGAGCGGCGGCGGCTGGGCGCACTATGTCGGCCAGGAGAAGCTGCGTCCGCAGTTCGGCTGGGCGCCGCTCGCGTTCGCGCTCGACTGGTCGCGCCCGCCGCGCCAGATGAACGGCACGTCGTTCTTCTACAACCACACGAGCCAGTGGCGCCACGAAAAGCTCGCGGTGGACGAGATCCTCGGGCCGACCGCCGATCGTTCGAAGTACGAAGGCATGACGCTGCTCGACCTGAACGCGAAGTCCGAGCGGATGGGCTGGCTGCCGTCCGCGCCGCAGCTCGGCAAGAATCCGCTCGACGTCGTCGACGAAGCCGAGCGCGCGGGCAAGGAGCCCGTCGCGTACGCAATCGAGATGCTCAAGAGCGGCAAGCTCGCGTTCGCGTGCGACGATCCCGACAACCCCGCGAACTTCCCGCGCAACATGTTCGTGTGGCGCTCGAACATTCTGGGCAGCTCGGGCAAGGGCCACGAGTATTTCCTCAAATACCTGCTCGGCACGCAGAACGCGCTCTTCAGCGACGAGGCGGATGCGCTCAAGCCGTCCGAGGTGCACGTGCGCGACGCCGCCGTTGGCAAGCTCGACCTGCTCACGGTGCTCGACTTCCGGATGAGCACCACGTGCCTGTACGGCGACATCGTGCTGCCGACCGCGACCTGGTACGAGAAGGACGACCTCAACACGTCGGACATGCACCCGTTCATCCATCCGCTGTCCGAAGCCGTGCAGCCGCTGTGGGAAAGCAAGACCGACTGGGAGATCTACAAGGCGATCGCGAAGAAGTTCAGCGAGATCGCGGGGCCGTACCTCGGCACGCGGCGCGACCTCGTTTGCACGCCGCTCATGCACGACACGCCCGGCGAGCTCGGCCAGCCGTTCGAGCCGAAGGACTGGCGCCGCGGCGAATGCGACCTGATCCCCGGCAAGACCGCGCCGTCGATGACCGTCGTCGAGCGCAACTACGGCGACATCCACAAGAAGTTCACGTCGATCGGGCCGCTCCTCGACAAGCTCGGCAACGGCGGCAAGGGCATCACGTGGAACACCGAGCATGAGGTGAAGGAGATCGGCGCGCTGTCGGACACGGTCGCCGAACCCGGCGTGAGCCGCGGCCGCCCTCGCCTCGACACCGCGATCGACGCGGCCGAGATGATCCTCACGTTCGCGCCGGAGACGAACGGCCACGTCGCGGTGAAGGCATGGGACGCGCTCTCGAAGATCACGGGCCGCGATCACACGCACCTCGCGATCGGCCGCGAGCACGACAAGATCCGCTTTCGCGACGTGCAGGCGCAGCCGCGCAAGATCATCTCCGCGCCGACGTGGTCGGGCCTCGAATCGGAGGAAGTGAGCTACAACGCCGGCTACACGAACGTTCACGAGCTGATTCCGTGGCGCACGCTCACGGGCCGCCAGCAGTTCTATCAGGATCACCGCTGGATGCTCGACTTCGGCGAAGGCTCGTGCGCGTACCGGCCGGCGATCGACACGAAGACCGTCGCGCCGCTGCACAAGCGGATGTCGAACGGCCAGCCCGAGCTCGTGCTGAACTGGATCACGCCGCACCAGAAATGGGGCATCCACTCGACCTACTCGGACAACCTGCGGATGCTGACGCTCTCGCGCGGCGGCCCGCACGTGTGGATCTCGGAGGCCGAGGCGCAGCAGGCCGGCATCCGCGACAACGACTGGGTCGAGGTGTTCAACGTGAACGGCACGCTGACCGCGCGCGCGGTCGTGTCGCAGCGCGTGCCGGCCGGCATGTGCCTCATGTATCACGCGCAGGAAAAGATCGTGAACGTGCCCGGCGCGGAGACGAGCGGCAAGCGCGGCGGCATTCACAACTCGGTCACGCGCACCGTGACGAAGCCGACGCACATGATCGGCGGCTACGCGCAGCTCGCGTACGGCTTCAACTACTACGGCACCGTCGGCAGCAACCGCGACGAATACGTGATCGTGCGCAAGATGAACCGGGTGGACTGGCTCGAAGAGCCGCTTAACGAAGGAGCAGAACAATGA
- a CDS encoding MFS transporter has product MASISAPPASLDKRAMPVLASSTIAFTLCFAVWMMFAILGIPLKKTLGLNDTEFGLIAAMPVLTGSLIRVPLGIWTDRYGGRIVFFILMLVTVAPIWLIAYATELWQFLVLGLFVGLAGGSFSVGTPYVARWFPKARQGLAMGVFGAGNSGAAVNKFVAPALIAAAGTWTIVPRVYSIAMLAMALIFWVFSATDPAHRSTNATSLRAQLRVLKDPRVWRYSQYYSVVFGGYVGLSLWLTQYYVGEYGFGIQSAAFLAACFSLPGGVLRAIGGWLSDRYGAYRTTWWVMWVCWVMFFLLSYPPTDFTIRAAHGPLGFHLSLTPVMFTVLLFAVGIAMAVGKASVFKFIADEFSDDIGAVSGIVGLAGGLAGFALPILFGALVDLTGVRSTCFMLLYGAVSVSLVWMYFSFRAERAAHDQRVLAARSA; this is encoded by the coding sequence ATGGCTTCAATCTCCGCTCCTCCCGCATCGCTCGACAAGCGCGCGATGCCCGTGCTCGCGTCGAGCACGATTGCGTTCACGCTGTGCTTCGCCGTCTGGATGATGTTCGCGATCCTCGGCATTCCGCTCAAGAAAACGCTCGGCCTGAACGACACCGAATTCGGCCTCATCGCCGCGATGCCCGTGCTCACCGGCTCGCTGATCCGCGTGCCGCTCGGCATCTGGACCGATCGCTACGGCGGGCGCATCGTGTTCTTCATCCTGATGCTCGTCACCGTCGCGCCGATCTGGCTGATCGCGTACGCGACCGAGCTCTGGCAGTTCCTCGTGCTCGGCCTCTTCGTCGGGCTCGCGGGCGGCTCGTTCTCGGTCGGCACGCCGTACGTCGCGCGCTGGTTCCCGAAGGCGCGCCAGGGCCTCGCGATGGGCGTGTTCGGCGCCGGCAACTCGGGCGCGGCCGTCAACAAGTTCGTCGCGCCCGCGCTCATCGCCGCGGCCGGCACGTGGACCATCGTGCCGCGCGTCTATTCGATCGCGATGCTCGCGATGGCGCTCATCTTCTGGGTGTTCTCCGCGACCGATCCCGCGCACCGCTCGACAAACGCGACGTCGCTGCGCGCGCAGCTGCGCGTGCTGAAGGACCCGCGCGTGTGGCGCTACTCGCAGTACTACTCGGTCGTGTTCGGCGGCTATGTGGGGCTGTCGCTGTGGCTCACGCAGTACTACGTCGGCGAATACGGCTTCGGCATCCAGTCGGCCGCGTTCCTCGCCGCGTGCTTCTCGCTGCCGGGCGGCGTGCTGCGCGCGATCGGCGGCTGGCTGTCCGACCGCTACGGCGCGTATCGCACCACCTGGTGGGTGATGTGGGTGTGCTGGGTGATGTTCTTCCTGCTCAGCTATCCGCCGACCGACTTCACGATCCGCGCCGCGCACGGCCCGCTCGGCTTCCATCTGTCGCTCACGCCCGTCATGTTCACCGTGCTGCTGTTCGCGGTCGGCATCGCGATGGCGGTCGGCAAGGCGTCGGTCTTCAAGTTCATCGCCGACGAGTTCTCGGACGACATCGGCGCGGTGTCGGGCATCGTCGGTCTCGCGGGCGGCCTCGCCGGCTTCGCGCTGCCGATCCTGTTCGGCGCACTCGTCGATCTGACGGGCGTGCGCTCGACCTGCTTCATGCTGCTCTACGGCGCCGTCAGCGTGAGCCTCGTCTGGATGTACTTCAGCTTCCGCGCCGAGCGCGCGGCGCACGACCAGCGCGTGCTCGCCGCCCGCTCCGCGTGA
- the narJ gene encoding nitrate reductase molybdenum cofactor assembly chaperone, protein MSASHEENVMSIYPILSALLTYPEQELLDALPDVERALDAFPDARATLAPLVESLRAAPLIELQERYVATFDRTPSHSLHLFEHVHGESRDRGQAMVDLLDEYRRRGFEPVGSELPDYVPLFVEFLGAIEDDGDADHAARLLGDAIDVLAALGERLARAQSPYAAAFAALRARSPVEPRPVAEPPPRTMDEALERFGPGHDGVEPLLAPAANASNAQPIRFHPPRRAATPAPRA, encoded by the coding sequence ATGAGCGCATCGCACGAGGAAAACGTCATGTCGATCTATCCGATTCTGTCCGCCCTCCTGACCTATCCCGAGCAGGAGCTGCTCGACGCGCTGCCCGACGTCGAGCGCGCGCTCGACGCGTTCCCCGACGCGCGCGCGACGCTCGCGCCGCTCGTCGAATCGCTGCGCGCCGCGCCGCTCATCGAGCTGCAGGAGCGTTACGTCGCGACGTTCGACCGCACGCCGTCGCACTCGCTGCATCTGTTCGAGCACGTGCACGGCGAGAGCCGCGACCGCGGCCAGGCGATGGTCGATCTGCTCGACGAATACCGCCGCCGCGGCTTCGAGCCCGTCGGCAGCGAGCTGCCCGACTACGTGCCGCTCTTCGTCGAGTTCCTCGGCGCGATCGAGGACGACGGCGACGCCGATCACGCGGCGCGGCTTCTCGGCGACGCGATCGACGTGCTCGCCGCGCTCGGCGAGCGCCTCGCGCGCGCGCAGAGCCCGTATGCGGCCGCGTTCGCGGCGCTGCGCGCGCGCTCGCCCGTCGAGCCGCGGCCCGTCGCCGAGCCGCCGCCGCGCACGATGGACGAAGCGCTCGAGCGCTTCGGCCCCGGCCACGACGGCGTCGAGCCGCTCCTCGCGCCCGCGGCGAACGCGTCGAACGCGCAGCCGATCCGCTTTCATCCGCCGCGCCGCGCGGCGACGCCCGCTCCCCGCGCGTGA
- the narH gene encoding nitrate reductase subunit beta has protein sequence MKIRAQVAMVLNLDKCIGCHTCSVTCKNVWTSRDGVEYAWFNNVETKPGVGYPREWENQDKWQGGWKRNDAGKLEPRQGGKLKILANIFANPNLPAIDDYYEPFTYDYAHLQNAPLSQTPPTARPVSAITGQKMEKIEWGPNWEDDLGGEFKSRSRDKLFEAVQKEMYSTFESTFMMYLPRLCEHCLNPACVASCPSGSVYKREDDGIVLVDQDKCRGWRMCISGCPYKKIYFNWQTGKAEKCVFCFPRIEAGQPTVCSETCVGRIRYLGVMLYDADRIEQAASVADPQQLYEEQLAVFVDPHDPAIERQALADGVPQSWIDAAKRSPVYRMACEWKVAFPLHPEYRTLPMVWYVPPLSPIQGAAQSGHMGMNGVIPDVRSLRIPLRYLANLLTAGDEAPIAAALDRMLAMRAYKRAQTVHGEHDAQVLEQVGLTAEQVEDMYQLMAIANYEDRFVIPSSHKEMAEDSFDEKGSCGFSFGNGCSGGTSDGTLFGRKKETAVSYAALPSVTRKKASAA, from the coding sequence ATGAAGATCCGCGCACAAGTGGCGATGGTGCTCAATCTCGACAAATGCATCGGTTGCCACACCTGCTCCGTCACCTGCAAGAACGTGTGGACCTCGCGCGACGGCGTCGAGTATGCGTGGTTCAACAACGTCGAGACGAAGCCGGGCGTCGGCTACCCGCGCGAGTGGGAGAACCAGGACAAGTGGCAAGGCGGCTGGAAGCGCAACGACGCCGGCAAGCTCGAGCCGCGCCAGGGCGGCAAGCTGAAGATCCTCGCGAACATCTTCGCGAATCCGAACCTGCCCGCGATCGACGATTACTACGAGCCGTTCACGTACGACTACGCGCATCTGCAGAACGCGCCGCTCTCGCAGACGCCGCCGACCGCACGCCCGGTCTCCGCGATCACCGGCCAGAAGATGGAGAAGATCGAATGGGGGCCGAACTGGGAAGACGATCTCGGCGGCGAGTTCAAGTCGCGCAGCCGCGACAAGCTGTTCGAGGCCGTGCAGAAGGAGATGTACTCGACGTTCGAGAGCACCTTCATGATGTACCTGCCGCGCCTTTGCGAGCATTGCCTGAACCCGGCCTGCGTCGCGTCGTGCCCGTCCGGCTCCGTCTACAAGCGCGAGGACGACGGCATCGTGCTCGTCGACCAGGACAAGTGCCGCGGCTGGCGCATGTGCATCTCCGGGTGCCCGTACAAGAAGATCTACTTCAACTGGCAGACGGGCAAGGCCGAGAAGTGCGTGTTCTGCTTCCCGCGCATCGAGGCCGGCCAGCCGACCGTGTGCTCGGAAACCTGTGTCGGCCGCATCCGCTATCTCGGCGTGATGCTCTATGACGCGGACCGCATCGAGCAGGCCGCATCCGTCGCCGATCCGCAACAGCTCTACGAAGAGCAGCTCGCGGTGTTCGTCGATCCGCACGATCCGGCGATCGAGCGCCAGGCGCTCGCCGACGGCGTCCCGCAAAGCTGGATCGACGCGGCGAAACGCTCGCCCGTGTACCGGATGGCGTGCGAATGGAAGGTCGCGTTCCCGCTGCATCCGGAATACCGGACGCTGCCGATGGTCTGGTATGTGCCGCCGCTCTCGCCGATCCAGGGCGCCGCGCAGTCGGGGCACATGGGGATGAACGGCGTGATTCCCGACGTGCGCAGCCTGCGGATTCCGCTGCGCTATCTCGCGAACCTCTTGACGGCCGGCGACGAAGCGCCGATCGCCGCCGCGCTCGACCGGATGCTCGCGATGCGCGCGTACAAGCGCGCGCAGACCGTGCACGGCGAGCACGACGCGCAGGTGCTCGAACAGGTCGGGCTCACCGCCGAGCAGGTCGAGGACATGTATCAGCTGATGGCGATCGCGAACTACGAGGACCGCTTCGTGATTCCGTCGTCGCACAAGGAAATGGCCGAGGACAGCTTCGACGAGAAAGGCAGTTGCGGCTTCTCGTTCGGCAACGGCTGCTCCGGCGGCACGTCGGACGGCACGCTGTTCGGCCGCAAGAAGGAAACGGCGGTGTCGTACGCGGCGCTGCCGAGCGTCACGCGCAAGAAAGCGAGCGCCGCATGA
- the dinB gene encoding DNA polymerase IV has product MDKPTPSSDTSSPPSGDAAPFARKIIHCDCDCFYASVEMRDDPSLRGRPLAVGGRPDQRGVIATCNYEARRFGVHSAMSSALAMRKCPDLLILPSAMDKYRAASRLIMAIYRDYTPDVEPLSLDEAYLDVSRATRCHGSGTLIAREIRERVRDTVGVTVSAGVAPNKFIAKIASDWNKPDGLFVVRPHEVDAFVAALPVRKLHGVGKVTAARLDKLGIRTCDELRGWSLFDLHHEFGAFGRRLHELARGIDERPVRADQERKSVSVETTYVQDLATLDQCAAEIRRLTVLLDARIERAGAARSIRKLYVKIRFADFQRTTVECVADATDAETAVALLAKGLARRKQAVRLLGVGVRIDEDTAERHGQIALFDDEDESLDDDASPEA; this is encoded by the coding sequence TTGGACAAGCCGACGCCTTCCTCCGACACGTCTTCGCCGCCTTCGGGCGACGCGGCCCCGTTCGCGCGCAAGATCATTCATTGCGACTGCGACTGCTTCTACGCGTCGGTCGAGATGCGCGACGATCCGTCGCTGCGCGGCCGCCCGCTCGCGGTCGGCGGCCGCCCCGATCAGCGCGGCGTGATCGCGACCTGCAACTACGAGGCCCGCCGCTTCGGCGTGCATTCGGCGATGTCGTCGGCGCTTGCGATGCGCAAGTGTCCGGATCTCCTGATTCTGCCGTCCGCGATGGACAAGTACCGCGCGGCGTCGCGGCTCATCATGGCGATCTATCGCGACTACACGCCCGACGTCGAGCCGCTGTCGCTCGACGAGGCGTATCTCGACGTGAGCCGCGCGACGCGCTGTCACGGCAGCGGCACGCTGATCGCGCGCGAGATCCGCGAGCGCGTGCGCGACACGGTGGGCGTCACGGTGTCGGCGGGCGTCGCGCCGAACAAGTTCATCGCGAAAATCGCGTCCGACTGGAACAAGCCCGACGGGCTTTTCGTCGTGCGGCCGCACGAAGTGGACGCGTTCGTCGCCGCGCTGCCCGTGCGCAAGCTGCACGGCGTCGGCAAGGTGACGGCGGCGCGGCTCGACAAGCTCGGCATCCGCACCTGCGACGAGCTGCGCGGCTGGTCGCTGTTCGATCTGCATCACGAGTTCGGCGCGTTCGGCCGGCGGCTCCACGAGCTCGCGCGCGGCATCGACGAGCGGCCGGTGCGCGCGGACCAGGAGCGCAAGTCGGTGAGCGTCGAGACGACCTACGTCCAGGATCTCGCCACGCTCGACCAATGCGCGGCCGAGATCCGGCGGTTGACGGTGCTGCTCGATGCGCGGATCGAGCGGGCGGGCGCCGCGCGCTCGATCAGAAAGCTGTACGTGAAGATCCGCTTCGCGGATTTCCAGCGCACGACGGTCGAATGCGTCGCCGATGCGACCGATGCCGAGACCGCCGTCGCGCTGCTCGCGAAAGGGCTCGCGCGCCGCAAGCAGGCGGTGCGGCTGTTGGGCGTCGGCGTGCGGATCGACGAGGATACCGCCGAGCGGCACGGGCAGATCGCGCTGTTCGACGACGAGGACGAAAGTCTCGACGACGACGCGTCGCCCGAAGCGTGA